ACATAAAATCCAATCTGAACTTGTCCATAAAGTTGAACAAGCTTCGTTGGTACCTATTTCTAAATTGAAAAAACCATCAATTAGCAAAAGACAACAAGAACCAATTGTATCGCCTACTTCAGTAAGAAAAGAATTGTCGAAGGAACGTAAAGTTATACCTCCAGTCAATGTGAACGCAACAGGTACGAATGTCACTAAGGGACATATTGAATGGAGTAAAGTTAGTAAAAAAATTGTGTTGATTGGGACATCTACTGGTGGACCGCGTGCACTACAAGAAGTAATTACTAAAATTCCAAAAACAATTCAAGCGCCAATTCTTATTGTTCAACATATGCCAGCGGGCTTTACAAAATCGCTGGCTTCCCGCTTAGACCAATTGAGCGAGATTACGGTAAAAGAAGCAGAGCAAGGCGATATTTTACAAAATGGCGTGGCCTATATCGCCCCTGGAGGATACCATTTAAGGTTAAGAAAAGTTGGTACCTCATTTGGCATCGTGCTAGATAATCACGAACCACCACGTTCTGGCCATCGCCCATCTGTAGATGTGATGTTTGAAGATGTAAGTCAATTTAAAGATTTTGATAAGGTAGCAGTCATTATGACAGGTATGGGCTATGATGGTTCGAAGGGACTGAAAGCATTAAAAAATACCGGAAATGTGGTTGCTATTGCAGAGTCAGCTGAAACTTGCATAGTGTATGGTATGCCGAAAGCTGCGGTGGAAACGCAGCTTGTCGATGAAGTCGCTGATGTAGATGATATTGCACAAACAATTATGAAATATTTGCCTTAAAAGGGGTGTCCTCTTAATGGAAGTCAATCAATATTTAGAGATGTTTATCGAAGAAAGTAAAGAGCATTTACAAGCTTGTAGTGAGCATTTATTAGAACTAGAAAAAAACCCAGATGATTTGGCTATCGTTGGAGAAATTTTCCGTTCGGCTCATACATTAAAAGGTATGTCAGCGACTATGGGCTTCGAAGACTTAGCAGATTTAACGCATAAAATGGAAAATGTCCTTGATGCAATTCGAAATGAAAAAATTCATGTATCACCAGAAATTTTAGATATTGTATTTGAATCTGTGGATCATTTAGAAGAAATGGTCATGGATATTGCTAATGGTGGAGACGGTAAAAGAGATGTTTCTTCCACTGTCGCACAGTTGAAGCGCATTGAATCTGGCGAGGAAGCACTTCCGGAAGTAGTAGCAACTGCAGCTACACCAGAAGTACCAAGTGTATTAGAATATGATAGCTTCGAGCAAACAGTTATAACGCAATCGGCTGAACAAGGATTTAATGCTTTTGAAATTTCAGTCAGACTGCGTGAAGATTGTCTATTAAAAGCAGCTCGCGTATTTATGGTATTCGAGATTCTTGAAAAAGATGGGGATGTTATTAAATCAACGCCATCTGTTGAGAAGCTTGAAGATGAGCAATTCGATCAACTATTTTATGTAGCGTTCGTAACGAAAGAATCTGCCGAAGATATGCAGAAGAAGTTAATGAAGGTTTCCGAAGTTGATGAAGTAAGTGTTGCAAAGATTAATCAAGAGCAATTCAGTGAAAAACAATATGAAGCAAATAAAGAAGTAGCCGCTACTGCAACCGCTACAGCAACACCGGTAGAGGTAGTAGATACACCAGTTGAAGCTTCAGCTAAGCCTACACCAGCAAAATCAACACCTGCCAAAGCAGATAAAAGTCATGCACCTGTAGGAAACAAAACGATTCGAGTAAATATTGAACGTCTCGATATTTTAATGAATCTCTTTGAGGAGCTTGTTATTGATCGTGGACGTTTACAATCCATTGCAACTGAAGTGAATCACGGGGAGTTAAACGAAACTGTTGAACGAATGAGCCGTGTTATGGGTGACCTACAAACAATTATTTTAACAATGCGTATGGTTCCTGTGGAAACAGTATTCAACCGCTTCCCTAAAATGATTCGTCAGTTATCTCGTGACCTTAATAAGAAAATAAACCTTGAGATTATTGGCGCAGAAACAGAGCTAGATCGAACAGTCATCGACGAAATTGGCGATCCACTCGTTCACTTAATCCGTAACTCTGTCGATCACGGTATTGAAAACCCTACTACACGCCGTGCAAAAGGAAAGCCAGAAGAAGGCACAGTGGTGTTACGTGCTTATCACAGTGGTAACTATGTCTTTATCGAAATTGAAGATGACGGAGCAGGCATTAATCGCGAAAAAGTGTTGGCAAAAGCGATTTCAAAAGGAGTTGTTACGCGTGAACAATCTCTTGCCATGTCAGACAATCAAATTAATGAGCTTATTTTAGCTTCTGGTTTCTCAACGGCAGATGTTATTTCAGATGTATCAGGTCGTGGTGTAGGGCTAGATGTTGTCAAAACAACGATTGAATCGTTAGGTGGTAACATTTCGATTGAATCTACACAAGATGTAGGCTCTATTTTCTCCATTCAATTGCCGTTAACACTATCTATTATTTCGGTAATGCTTGTAGAAATAGAAAAAGAAATTTATGCGATACCACTATCATCAATTATTGAAACTTCGATTATCCGTTCATCAGATATTATGAATGCGCATAACCAAAAGGTGATTGACTTCCGTGGTAAAGTGGTTCCACTTGTATTCTTAGAAGAAATCTTCGAAGTACCTCGTAAAGAGCTACAAGATGATGAATTCCATTCAGTAGTAATTGTTCGTAAAGGCGAGAAACTTGCTGGTTTAGTTGTAGATTCATTCATTGGCCAACAAGAAATTGTACTGAAATCATTAGGAAACTACTTAACGAATATCTTTGCAATTTCCGGTGCAACAATTTTAGGTAATGGTAAAGTAGCCCTAATTGTGGATTGCAATGCACTTATAAAATAAGGTCAATGAATAAGAGAGGTGTTTACTATGACAAATGCAGTTGAACAAGAAAATATTAAAGTAATTGTCTTCCAATTAGCAGATAAGGAATATGCGATTCCAGTATCACACGTCCAAGGTATCGAGAAACTTATGCATATTACACGTGTACCTAAAACGGAGAAATATGTAAAAGGTGTCATCAACTTACGAGGTGTCGTAACACCAATTATTGATTTACGCGAACGTTTTGAATTACCAATCTCTGAGCACGAAGAAACGACTCGTATTATCATTATCTCTTTAGAAGACATGGAAGTAGGCTTTGTTGTAGATTCAGCGAACGATGTGTTGGATATTCCAGCGAGCTCAATCGAACCTCAACCAGAGGTAGTAGGATCTCTTGAAGAAGAGTTTATTTCTGGCGTAGCCAAAATAGGTAAACGATTATTAATATTATTACATTTAGAGAAAGTATTAAATCCACTAAAGTAGGGATTCGATTATGACACTTAATCAAAAGATTACATCACTACATTTAGACGTATTAAAGGAAATTGGAAATATTGGAGCTGCTCATGCTGCAACAGCTCTTTCCAATTTACTTGGTAAAAAAATCGATATGCGTGTCCCAAAGGTTGAAATGGTGTCGTTTAATGACATGATGGAGCTTGCTGGTGGCTCTGAAAACGTTGTAGTTGGGATTTTTTTACGCATCGAGGGAGATGCTGAAGGAAGCATGTTTTTCATACTTCCGATTGAACAAGCAAATCGCTTTATCCGTCGTCTAATACAGGATGAATCATTCGACTTTAAAAACCCGCCTGTTTCGGAGTTAGGTTTATCCGCCATGCAGGAAATGGGGAATATTTTATCTGGTTCATATTTATCCGCGTTATCAGATTTTACAAATTTAAAAATTTATCCAACTGTGCCTGGTCTAAGTGTAGATATGTTTGGTGCTATTATTAGTATTGGCTTAATTGAATTATCGCACGTGAGTGATAATGTCATCGTAATTAATACATCCATTTTTGAAGACGGTGTGGAGGATCATGAAACAGTGAGGGGACATTTCTTCTTACTGCCTGATCCAGATTCTTTTGATGCTATTTTTAAAGCATTGGGAGTTTCATAGCCTATGCTTAACAACAATAATAATGGACAAGTTATAAAAGTTGGAATTGCTCAAATGGATGTAGCGAAATTTCCGAATACGATTAGAACTTCAGGACTTGGTTCTTGTGTAGGTGTTATTTTATACGATGAGTCAAAGAAAATAGCTGGTTTAATACATGTCATGCTACCAGATTCAAGTTTAGGTAGAGCAGAGTCAATAAATGTAGCGAAATTTGCAGATACGGGCATTTCAGCTATGATTGATTTATTAAAGCTAGAGGGTGTTCAAAAATTTAAACTGAAGGCAAAAATTGCGGGGGGTGCGCAAATGTTTCAATTTACGTCAGACAAAGATTCCATGCGCATCGGCCCTCGTAATGTGGAGGCTGTAAAGTTTGAATTAAAACGTCATGGAATTCCTTTAGTAGCCGAAAATACGGGCGGTAATAGCGGTCGAACAATTGAATTTAATCCTGCTACGTCGATATTACATATTCGAACGGTTAACCAAGGAGTGAGTGAAATATAATGTTTGGTTCTATTTTTTATAACCTGTGGGGGGCATTGATTGCCTTTTCCCTTTATTTCTTTATGACACTGCAACAGCCCTATCCACCATTACGTATTATCATCGGTTCATTTGTAACAGCAATCATCGTATTTTTTGTTATGTATATTGTAAGGTTTTTAATTGCGTATGTGTTATTTACACCAACTGCCGACCTGTCACAAGATGACAGTGGACTAGAAGAAAACAGTGATTCTGTTGTCGATGAGACAGGGAAAGAAACTGCTACGACTAATTCAACGGTTGAGTTTCAAGATGAAAGCACAGAAGATATTGCACAAGCCGTTCGAACGATGATGCATCGTGAAGATGAACAACAAGTAAATGCATAAGCCAGAACACTTTAAACTGCCTCTAATGTTAGCTGTCGACTAATTATTGGAGGCAGTTTTCTTCTGCCTAAAATAGAACAGCTATTAATAATAGAATAGTGTTAGAGAATCATATGAAATTATAGTCGAATGTTGTTATAATAAAAGGAAAGAATGGCATAGGTTTGTATCTAAATCTGTCAGTCATTGTAAGCACAATACTCAAAATGTGATAAGTGAGTCTTTTTTTTGATAGACATGTGTATGTTTTTAGTTTTTCAAGCGTACAGAGTTAACAAAGCGACAGAACTATTCCTTGGAGCATTTGAGAGGAAAGCGCAAAAAGTCCGTGCAAACAGGCGCAAAGTAGAGAGGTGGATTTTATGACACAACCAATTCTAAACGATGAACAAAAGCTGTGGAATCGATGGGTGAATGAACGTGATCCTGATGCGGGTGATTTATTAATAAAAAAATATACTTCTCTTGTGACGTACCATGTGCAGCGAATTGGTGCAGGTTTACCTAAGAGTGTATCGCGTGACGATTTAACAAGCTTAGGCATGCTAGGTCTATTTGATGCTTTAAATAAATTTGATATAAATCGAGACTTAAAGTTTGATACATATGCTTCTTTTAGGGTGAGAGGCGCTATAATTGATGGCTTACGTAAAGAGGATTGGCTACCTCGTTCTGCACGAGAAAAGGCCAAAAAGATGGATGCCAAAATTGAACAATTAGAACAACAGTTAATGCGCCATGCGACGCCTGAGGAGCTTGCACAGCATATGGAGTTACCTGTGGAAGAGGTTTACCAAACGGTGCAGGAGCATTTCTTCTCAAATGTACTCTCCATCAATGAGCAACAAGATCAGGAAGAAGCAGAAGGGAAGTCATTTGTAATCCGTGATGATACGACAAAGACTCCAGAGCAAGTCGTAATAAAATCGGAGTTACTCGATGATTTAGCGGTAAATATACAAAAGCTTAATGATAAAGAGCAGCTCGTACTGAGTTTATTTTATACAGAAGAGTTGACACTAACTGAAATAGGTGAAATGCTCGAATTATCAACATCACGTATTTCTCAAATTCACTCAAAAGCATTATTTAAGTTGCGAAAGCTATTGTCGAATGAAATGATTAATGTCTAGTATCTAACGGATTGTTGAGGGAGGAATTTTAATGAGTTTAAAAGGTGTCGAATTACAAATAGCTATTCCAAAAACGTTTGAAGCGGGTAAAATGGCAGATCAGGCACAACAACAAACTTTAGCTCAACAAGTACATGCAAATGAAGCGTTAAAAAAGGAATTAGAGCGCAAGCAAAAAGCTGTAAATACTTCAGAAGGTATGACGGAGATTAGCGAAGAGGAAGAAGCGGGTGGCGAGTATATAAAAGGAACGCGTAAAAAGAAAAAGAACCATAACGAAAAACCAGAAAAACAGGCGCAGCATCCGTTCAAAGGTAATTTCGTGGACTTTAGTGGATAGGAGTTTACTATGACAACCATATTAATTGCTGTTCTCTTTGTTTTGCAGCTACTATCATTTTATTTCATTATTATATTAAATACGAAATTAGCAAAATTCAAAGATTTAGAAGTAAAACAGGAACGCTTAATGCGAGAAATGGATGATACGATTAGCCTCTATTTAGCTGAAATGAAGGATGAAAATAATCGTCTAATTCAAGCTTTGCAAGTGGTACCAAAATCTACTATGACAGCTGATACTGGGCAACAGGCACAACCAATAGCTGTGCCTAAAAGTCAAGGACAGCCTTTGTCACAAACCGATAGTGAGAAGAAGGCAGTGACAGTTAATAGTGAGCCACGTATTTTAATGCCGAAAAATATCGTAGCGAATGCATATTCTCGTCAACAACAGGGAGGAACGACGGCTGTGCAAACGGCTGCGCCAAAGGTTGATAGTCTACAAAAAGAAGAATCAAAGCCGTTAACGATGGAACAACAAATTGTTCAAATGGCTGAGCAGGGAAAAACGGCTGAAGAAATTGCGAAAAAGCTGCAAAAAGGAAAGACAGAAATCGAGCTTTTATTGAAGTTTCATAGCTAAAACAGTTGCGAATGCCATAAAGCTGTGATATAGTAGCAAATGGTGTTATTACTACACACGCATTTTGATGCAGTAAGTGGTGCTCTAAGATTAGGGTAGCTTGTTGCAGGCGATAAATGCGGAGGAAAAAAACCAAACATTCTAGGAGGAAATTCACATGTCAGTAATTTCTATGAAACAATTACTTGAAGCTGGTGTACATTTCGGTCACCAAACTCGTCGTTGGAACCCAAAAATGAAGAAATTTATCTTCGTTGAGCGTAACGGGATCTACATCATCGACTTACAAAAAACTGTTAAAAAATTAGAGGAAGCTTATGACTTCATGCGTCAAGTTGGTCAAGACGGTGGTAAAGTTCTTTTCGTTGGTACGAAAAAACAAGCACAAGAAGCGATCAAAGACGAAGCTGAACGTTCAGGCAACTACTATATCAACCAACGTTGGTTAGGTGGTACTCTTACTAACTTCGGTACAATCCAAAAACGTGTTGCACGTATGAAAGCTATCGAAAAAATGGAAGAAGAAGGAACTTTCGAAGTTCTACCTAAAAAAGAAGTAATCCAACTTAAAAAAGAACACGAACGTCTAGTTAAATTCTTAGGCGGTATCCGTGATATGCACGATCTTCCAGACGTTATGTTCGTGGTTGACCCACGCAAAGAACGTATCGCTGTTGCTGAAGCTCGTAAATTAAACATCCCTCTAGTAGGTATTGTTGATACTAACTGTGATCCAGATGAAATCGACTATGTTATCCCTGCTAATGACGATGCTATTCGCGCTGTTAAACTTTTAACTGCTAAAATGGCTGACGCTTTAATCGAGTCAAAACAAGGTGAAGAAGAAGCTCCAGCTACTGAAGCTGCTGCTGAGTAATTCACGTTTACAAAAAGGTGATAAGTGGCTCAGAACCCTTATCACCTTTTTTAGAACCTACCACTATAAATAGTTTAACCAATTTGAGGAGGCAACACTAAATGGCAAACATTACTGCACAATTAGTAAAAGAATTACGTGAAAAAACTGGCGCTGGTATGATGGATTGTAAAAAAGCGTTAGTACAAACTGATGGTGATTTAGAAGCTGCAATCGATTTCCTACGTGAAAAAGGTCTTTCTTCAGCTGCTAAAAAAGCTGACCGTATCGCTGCAGAAGGTACAACTTATATTTTAGAAAAAGGTAACGAAGCAATTATTCTTGAAGTAAACGCTGAAACTGACTTCGTTGCGAAAAACGATAAATTCCAAGTATTAGTTTCTTCTTTAGCTGAGCAATTACTTGCTGCTAAACCAGCATCAGTAGAAGCTGCAGTAGAGCTTGAAAATGCAGAAGGCGTAAAAATCGCTGACCAAATTTCAACAGCTGTAGCAACTATCGGTGAAAAAATTACACTTCGTCGTTTTGAAGTAAAAACAAAAACGGATGCAGATGCTTTCGGTTCTTACCTACACATGGGTGGCCGTATTGGTGTATTAGTATCTTTAGAAGGTTCTACAGATGCTTCTGCTGCTAAAGATATCGCTATGCATATCGCAGCAATTAACCCAACTTACGTTTCTCGTGAAGAAGTTTCTGCTGAAGAAGTTGATCGTGAGCGTAAAGTGTTAACTGAACAAGCACTTAACGAAGGTAAACCAGAAAACATCGTTGCAAAAATGGTTGAAGGTCGTCTTGGTAAATACTTCGAAGACGTATGCTTACTTGACCAATCATTCGTTAAAAATTCAGATCAAAAAGTTCGCGACTTCGTTGCTTCAACTGGCGGTAATGTAACTGGTTTTGTACGCTACGCTGTTGGTGAAGGTATTGAAAAACGCGAAGATAACTTTGCTGAAGAAGTAATGAACCAAGTTAAAGGTAACTAATTTGTAGACTAGTTCAGTTGATGGATTGGCTTGCATTTGATCCTAATCAAATAATAACTAGATTTTCTAGACAAAAATGGGGAACACAACATAACGTGTTCCCTATTTTTCCGAGATGAGCTAAAAAAGGATAGAATTTTCTATTACCATTATTCACAACTAGCAATTATTGTTAGATATACTATAATGGTAAAGGAAAAGAAAAGTTTTAAATAAATGTCTGACGGAGGTTTACAATGAGTGTGCCACAATATAAACGAGTAGTTATTAAACTAAGTGGTGAAGCGTTAGCAGGAGAGGCTGGCTTCGGTTTATCACCAAAAATTATCAAGTCTGTTGCTGAAGAAGTGAAAGAAGTAGTAGATCTTGATGTAGAAGTTGCTGTAGTTGTAGGTGGCGGTAATATATGGCGTGGGAAAATCGGTAGTGAAATGGGCATGGATCGTGCAGCCGCTGACTATATGGGTATGCTAGCAACGGTTATGAATTCATTAGCTTTACAAGATGCTCTTGAAAAATTAGGTATCGAAACACGCGTGCAATCTTCTATTGTGATGACACAAGTAGCAGAGCCATATATTCGTCGTAAAGCAGTTCGTCATTTAGAGAAAAAACGTGTAGTTATTTTTGCTGCAGGTACAGGTAACCCGTTCTTCTCTACAGATACAACAGCTGCATTACGTGCAGCGGAAATTGACGCCGATGCGATTTTAATGGCGAAAAATAATGTAGATGGTGTCTATTCTGCAGATCCAAAGGTCGATACTACTGCTATCAAATATGATACACTCACATACTTAGACGTTATTCAGCAAGGGTTACAAGTAATGGATTCAACTGCTTCAACTTTATGTATGGATAACGATATTCCGTTAATTGTTTTCTCAATTACGGAACAAGGTAATATTAAACGTGCTGTACTGGGCGAGAAAATTGGAACTGTTGTTAGGAGGAATGCACAATGACTAAACAAGTATTAGACCAAGCGAAAGAAAAAATGAACAAATCAATTGCTGCTTTTTCACGTGAATTAGCATCAATCCGAGCAGGCCGTGCAAACGCATCTCTACTAGACCGTATTTCTGTAGAGTACTATGGTGCGCCAACACCAATCAATCAACTTGCAGGTGTTTCAGTACCAGAAGCTCGTTTACTCGTGATTACACCTTATGATAAAACCATTTTAGGTGAAATTGAAAAAGCGATTATGAAGTCAGATATCGGTATTACACCGACAAATGATGGTTCTGTTATTCGTTTAATGATTCCTGCGTTAACAGAAGAACGTCGTAAAGACCTTGTAAAACAAGTGAAAAAAGAAGCTGAAGATGCAAAAATCGCAGTACGTAATGTTCGTCGTGATGCTAATGATGATCTTAAAAAGCTTGAAAAAGCAGGCGAAATCACAGAAGACGATTTACGTGGATACGGTGACGATATTCAAAAATTAACAGATGAGTTCATCGTGAAAGTAGACCAAGTAGCGAAAGAAAAAGAAAAAGAAATTCTAGAAGTGTAAGCAGGCGCTTTGCATTTCTATGATGGAACTTTTTGATGAGATGAAGGCGTCCTATACATAACAGGACGTCTTTTCTCTTTTATTGTAAAAGTATTCATTTCTTATCGGTGTTACAATTTTCACCTGCTATTTACAGCCGTAATGGTTAACTCGTTTACACGTAGTATATGATTTACATTGTTCTGGCTTACTAGCAGTTGCGGAATGTAGCAAGACAAGATTTTTCTTTGAGATGTGTGTTGTTCTAAAATAAGCTAGTTCATACATAGTCAATTAGAGGGAAAAAAAAGACAAAAGGCACTTTTGTTTGTTATGATAGGTTAGTATACGTCCGATTAGTTGTAGTGGGGGAGTTAGCATGTTTAAGAAGCTATTAGGTAAACAAGTAAATATGGATACACTATCATTGGAGGAACGTGTTGCCCTTGCGAAAAGCGAGCCGATTCCTGCCCATGTAGCGATTATTATGGACGGAAATGGACGTTGGGCTAAAAAACGTGCCATGCCACGTGTTGCTGGGCACCATGAAGGTATGAAGACGGTACGGAAGGTAACTAGATTTGCATCTGATCTTGGCATAAAAGTATTAACAGTGTATGCGTTCTCTACAGAAAATTGGAAACGGCCAAAGCCTGAAGTCGATTTTCTGATGCGTCTACCTGTAGAATTTTTAGGATCTTTTTTACCGGAAATGATGGAGCGTAATGTGCGAGTTGAAATGATTGGAGATCCGACACTCTTGCCAGCACATACACAAAAAGCATTGTATGAGGCAATGGAAGAGACGAAGCATAATACAGGGTTAATTTTAAACTTTGCTTTAAATTACGGTAGTCGTTCAGAAATGGTAAGTGCCATGAAAACGATGCTTCAAAAAGTACAGGACGGTCAATTAACTATACAAGACATAAATGAGGAATGTATGACAGCTCATTTAATGACAGCTCATCTACCAGAGCCAGACTTACTCATTCGTACAAGTGGTGAAGTGCGATTAAGTAACTTTATGTTATGGCAGCTCGCCTATACAGAATTTTGGTTTACAGATACATTGTGGCCAGATTTTAGCGAGGAAAACTTTCTGGAAGCGGTGGAAAACTATCAAAAACGTAATCGCCGTTACGGTGGGTTGAAGGGAGAAGAAACATCTTGAAACAACGAATCATCACAGCAATCATTGCCGCGGCACTGTTTATTCCATTTGTTATTTATGGAAAAGTGCCCTTTACACTACTTGTACTAGCAATGGCTGTTGTAGGCTTTTATGAAATACTGAAGATGAAAGGTATTTCGATTTTTTCAGTACCTGGTATTATCGGTTTGCTAACGCTTATTATGCTTGTCATACCAAAAGATTGGGCAAATGAGGTAGTACATGCAATAGGCTATTCTTCGGTTCTAATGGTTATTTACGGACTGGTCATGCTGTTACTTATCTATGTAGTCCTAGTAAAAAATAAAATTACATTTGATGAAGTTGGCTTTATTTTGCTTGGGGCGTTTTATGTAGGATTAGGTTTCCATTATTTAATCGAAACGCGAAACTATGGTCTTGAGTTTGTTGTGTATTGTTTACTTGTTGTTTGGACAACAGATTCAGGAGCCTATTTTGTAGGTAGAAAACTAGGTAAAAATAAGCTTTGGCCTGAAATATCGCCGAAAAAAACGATTGAAGGCTTTGTTGGTGGGATTGTTATAGCGGTTATTTTTGCTATAGCTATGCAAGCGATTTATCCATTTGCTAACGGTTATGTTTCACTTATTGTTATCACGATTTTTGCTTCGATAATTGGTCAGATGGGCGATTTAGTGGAATCAGCTATCAAGCGCCATTTTGACGTAAAAGATTCAGGCAATATTTTACCAGGACATGGCGGGATTCTAGACCGCTTTGATAGTTTATTATTTGTCGTGCCACTATTGCATTTTTTACATTTATTTGGTAGCTAAGTATAGCAAGACCTTGTTAGTAAGCGCCGGTTGCCAATAGTTTTAGGAAAAGATATTTTAATGGGCGCAAGGCGGACGATTTCACTTTGGAAAGCGAGCCGTAATTAGCTCGACTTAATACAAAAGACGTCCGCCAGTTGCTTGTCGAGCAAGCACGAAATAAAATCTGGACGCAATGATGAATGATGGATGAAAATGCGAATTATGAAATTGATCGCTTAGATAGAAAAAGGGGACGTTTTGTCGTGAAAAAAATTAGTTTATTGGGTGCAACTGGTTCTATCGGTTGGCAAACCTATGATATTTTAAAAGAACAACGTGATGCATTTCATCTTGTAGCGTTTTCTTCAGGAAAAAACATAGAAAAAACACGTGAAATGATAGAGACTTTAAAGCCTGAACTGGTATCGGTTCAGCTTGAGGAAGATGCACTTATTCTCGCAAAAGACTACCCGCAAGTACACTTTACATTTGGTGAAAAAGGGCTTGTAGAGGTTGCTACACATCCTGATTCGACGGTGCTCGTGAATGCAGTGCTTGGTAGCGTTGGACTTGAATCGACACTAGCTGCTATTCGCATGGGCAAAACGATTGCGATTGCCAATAAAGAAACGCTTGTCACAGCAGGTCATTTAGTTATGGCAGAGGCAAAGAAATACAATGCTACAATTTTACCAGTGGATAGTGAGCATTCGGCTATTTTCCAATCGATGAATGGCGAAAATCCGAAAAATATTGAGCGTTTAATCATTACTGCTTCTGGAGGAAGTTTCCGCGACAAAACACGTGAGGAGTTAAAACATGTCACGGTTGCAGATGCACTTAATCATCCGAACTGGTCAATGGGTGCAAAAATTACGATAGATTCAGCTACTATGATGAATAAAGGGCTTGAAGTAATCGAAGCACATGTTTTATTTGATATGCCTTATGATAAAATTGATGTACTTTTACACAGAGAAAGTATTATTCACTCTCTAGTTGAGTATCATGATACTAGCGTAATTGCTCAGCTTGGTACGCCGGACATGCGTGTACCAATTCAGTATGCTTTAAGCTATCCAGACCGTATGCCGCTTCAAAATGGTCAACGCCTTAATTTAGCGCAAATTGGTCAACTGCATTTTAAAGAAATGGATTTTGAACGGTACCCAGCGTTGCGATTAGCATTTGAAGCAGGGCGTACAGGAGGAACCATTTTAACGGCAATGAATGCTGCGAATGAAGCGGCAGTAGCAGCATTTTTACAAGGGAAAATAATGTTCCTTGAAATTGATGAAACAATTGAACGTGTCATGCAGGCACACAAAAATGTATTCGTGCCAGATTTGCAAACAATTTTACATGTGGACAGAGAAACAAGAAAAATAGTGTTAGACATGGTAAAATAACGACAGGAAGCTTTCGTTAACTATTCGCTTTTAAAGGTGGGGTATTATGCAAACAGCCATTGCATTTATTTTAATATTTGGCTTGCTCGTGTTCTTCCATGAACTTGGTCACTTCCTATTTGCAAAGCGTGCAGGAATTATGGTGCGTGAATTTGCAATCGGTATGGGTCCGAAAATTTATGGCAAGACGCATGGGGAAACAATTTATACAGTCCGTTTA
This DNA window, taken from Lysinibacillus sp. FSL M8-0337, encodes the following:
- the rpsB gene encoding 30S ribosomal protein S2, which codes for MSVISMKQLLEAGVHFGHQTRRWNPKMKKFIFVERNGIYIIDLQKTVKKLEEAYDFMRQVGQDGGKVLFVGTKKQAQEAIKDEAERSGNYYINQRWLGGTLTNFGTIQKRVARMKAIEKMEEEGTFEVLPKKEVIQLKKEHERLVKFLGGIRDMHDLPDVMFVVDPRKERIAVAEARKLNIPLVGIVDTNCDPDEIDYVIPANDDAIRAVKLLTAKMADALIESKQGEEEAPATEAAAE
- the tsf gene encoding translation elongation factor Ts, with amino-acid sequence MANITAQLVKELREKTGAGMMDCKKALVQTDGDLEAAIDFLREKGLSSAAKKADRIAAEGTTYILEKGNEAIILEVNAETDFVAKNDKFQVLVSSLAEQLLAAKPASVEAAVELENAEGVKIADQISTAVATIGEKITLRRFEVKTKTDADAFGSYLHMGGRIGVLVSLEGSTDASAAKDIAMHIAAINPTYVSREEVSAEEVDRERKVLTEQALNEGKPENIVAKMVEGRLGKYFEDVCLLDQSFVKNSDQKVRDFVASTGGNVTGFVRYAVGEGIEKREDNFAEEVMNQVKGN
- the pyrH gene encoding UMP kinase — translated: MSVPQYKRVVIKLSGEALAGEAGFGLSPKIIKSVAEEVKEVVDLDVEVAVVVGGGNIWRGKIGSEMGMDRAAADYMGMLATVMNSLALQDALEKLGIETRVQSSIVMTQVAEPYIRRKAVRHLEKKRVVIFAAGTGNPFFSTDTTAALRAAEIDADAILMAKNNVDGVYSADPKVDTTAIKYDTLTYLDVIQQGLQVMDSTASTLCMDNDIPLIVFSITEQGNIKRAVLGEKIGTVVRRNAQ
- the frr gene encoding ribosome recycling factor codes for the protein MTKQVLDQAKEKMNKSIAAFSRELASIRAGRANASLLDRISVEYYGAPTPINQLAGVSVPEARLLVITPYDKTILGEIEKAIMKSDIGITPTNDGSVIRLMIPALTEERRKDLVKQVKKEAEDAKIAVRNVRRDANDDLKKLEKAGEITEDDLRGYGDDIQKLTDEFIVKVDQVAKEKEKEILEV
- a CDS encoding isoprenyl transferase; amino-acid sequence: MFKKLLGKQVNMDTLSLEERVALAKSEPIPAHVAIIMDGNGRWAKKRAMPRVAGHHEGMKTVRKVTRFASDLGIKVLTVYAFSTENWKRPKPEVDFLMRLPVEFLGSFLPEMMERNVRVEMIGDPTLLPAHTQKALYEAMEETKHNTGLILNFALNYGSRSEMVSAMKTMLQKVQDGQLTIQDINEECMTAHLMTAHLPEPDLLIRTSGEVRLSNFMLWQLAYTEFWFTDTLWPDFSEENFLEAVENYQKRNRRYGGLKGEETS
- a CDS encoding phosphatidate cytidylyltransferase — encoded protein: MKQRIITAIIAAALFIPFVIYGKVPFTLLVLAMAVVGFYEILKMKGISIFSVPGIIGLLTLIMLVIPKDWANEVVHAIGYSSVLMVIYGLVMLLLIYVVLVKNKITFDEVGFILLGAFYVGLGFHYLIETRNYGLEFVVYCLLVVWTTDSGAYFVGRKLGKNKLWPEISPKKTIEGFVGGIVIAVIFAIAMQAIYPFANGYVSLIVITIFASIIGQMGDLVESAIKRHFDVKDSGNILPGHGGILDRFDSLLFVVPLLHFLHLFGS
- the dxr gene encoding 1-deoxy-D-xylulose-5-phosphate reductoisomerase, which encodes MKKISLLGATGSIGWQTYDILKEQRDAFHLVAFSSGKNIEKTREMIETLKPELVSVQLEEDALILAKDYPQVHFTFGEKGLVEVATHPDSTVLVNAVLGSVGLESTLAAIRMGKTIAIANKETLVTAGHLVMAEAKKYNATILPVDSEHSAIFQSMNGENPKNIERLIITASGGSFRDKTREELKHVTVADALNHPNWSMGAKITIDSATMMNKGLEVIEAHVLFDMPYDKIDVLLHRESIIHSLVEYHDTSVIAQLGTPDMRVPIQYALSYPDRMPLQNGQRLNLAQIGQLHFKEMDFERYPALRLAFEAGRTGGTILTAMNAANEAAVAAFLQGKIMFLEIDETIERVMQAHKNVFVPDLQTILHVDRETRKIVLDMVK